AGAAGGCTTTGCCAAAGATATTGTTATGCTCAAATACATTGGGATCAACCCCGTGATCGTGCATGGGGGCGGGCCGCAGATTGGTGAAGTGCTGGCTAAAATGGGGATGGAATCAAAGTTTCACAAAGGCGTGCGGATTACCGACGATGCCACCATGGATGTGGTAGAAATGGTATTGGCCGGCCAAGTGAATCAAGAGATTGTGCGTTTGATCAATCGCCACGGGGGCAAGGCGGTGGGCTATTCAGGGGTCGATGGCAACATGATCAAGGCCAAAAAATTACCCAAAGAAAAAGTGACCTTTGATAAGAAAGTAAAAGAGATTATTGATTTAGGCCGAGTGGGTAATGTGACCGAAATTGATTGCTCTATCATCACTTCGAATACGAGCGAATTATCGATCCCGGTGATTGCACCCTTAGGGGTTTCGTCTGAAGGCGAGGTGCTTAATATCAATGCCGATTTAGTGGCGGGTGCTATGGCCGTGGCCTTGAGGGCCGAAAAATTAATTTTGTTAACCGACGTGGCTGGGGTGTTAGATGATGAGGGCAAGCTAATTCACAGTCTTTCTCACAAGACGGTTAAGGAATGGAAAGAAAAGGGAGTCATTAGTGGGGGCATGATCCCTAAAATTAAATCTTGCCTTGATGCAGTAGAAAAGGGGGTCAAGAGTGTTCACATCATCGATGGAAGGGTTCCCCATTCTATTTTACTCGAAGTTTTTACCGACGTAGGGATTGGCACGGTTATTACCGAATAAACTAATTCATCCCCATCCGCAAAGCGCCATCTAATCGAATCGTTTCTCCGTTTAACATTGGATTTTCGATGATAAGCTTGGCCAACGCAGCAAATTCGAGCGGGTCGCCAAAACGTTTAGGAAAGGGGATTTGTTGGGCAAGGGCGGTGCGGGCCGGCTCAGGGAGTTTTTGTAAGAGGGGAGTATCAAACAGTCCCGGTGCAATCGTATTCACACGGATTCCATAAGGTGCCAGGTCACGGGCAATGGGTAAAGTCATCCCTACAATGCCACCTTTGCTAGCGCTGTAAGCGGCTTGGCCAACTTGCCCATCAAAAGCGGCGATGCTGGCAGTATTAATAATCACCCCCCGTTCTCCATGGGTGTTGGGAGTATTGTTTTGCATAAGATTGGCAGCCAATCGCGTAACGTTAAAGGTGCCTACCAAATTAACTTGGAGTGTTTTAATAAACGATTCAAGGTCGCTAGGGCCTTTTTTCGAAAGGGTCTTAATGGCAAAGGCAATGCCCGCACAATTAATCGCAATATGCAAAACACCCCATTTTTTTTGAACCGTATCGAGGGCCGCTTGCACTTGTTCGGCATTAGTCACATCGGTTTTAATAAAGAGGCAATTTTCGCCAAACTCTTTTTGTGCCTTAAGCCCTTGATCTTCCCCCACATCGAGGATTAACACCTTACTCCCCGCTTTAAGCAATGTTTTGACACAACCTAATCCCAACCCCGATGCACCGCCGGTGACTAAAGCAATTTGGTTTTGAAGTTCCATGAATGACTCCTTAAAATAATAAGATTCTAATTAGCTCAATACACAATCCTTGATCTATGATCTAGGATAGGATGCTTTCTCTTCCCGAAGAACGAATTACGAAGAACGTGAACGAAAATTTGGCGGATTCGAACCGTCGAAAGAAAGACAAAGATCGCAATTCGTTGACGTTTTTCGTTCTTCGGGCAAAAAATTTGTCTTAAGCCAAATTTTTTGTGCCTAACTGACAGCCTGGTTTTCAGGCGGCTTTCTTAAGCCGTTCTAACCCATCCAAAATAAAAACACGAATTAACACTTGATACGGAATACCTTGTTTTTCAGCGGTTCGTTTCAGTTCAGAGATAGTAGAGTCGTCCAATGCAACACTAGTTGGCCTTTTGCGAGCATTTTTATATCTTTTCATCGCCTCAAGAATCTTGACGGCATCTAATTGAACCGGTTCTTTATACTCCTTTAGAGATTTTGCGTAAGATTTCTTCATACTGCTTCCTTTCTTTGCGGTGAGCTGGCCTAGCACTGATCACTCGAACACGTCCCTCTCTTAAAACCATGACGACTTGAAGTAAACGACCGGCAAAAGTCGGTCCAACTACTCCCAACCGTTGTTCATCCACCGGTGGATGAACTTGAATGCCTAGTGGCAAAGCAGAGCCAGATTTAAAGACCTCCTCAGTTTCAGCGATCGAGATACCATGCTTGGCTGCGTTCTTAGTGTTATTTCCATGGTCCCATTCAAATTCGAAATGCGGTGTCTCAAGTAACCAAATGAGTAACCATTCTACAAATTTCCACTGAGCCATGATTAATACTACCACACTATTATTATAGTGTCAAAATAGTGTTTTCATCGCTCATGCTGGAAATAAGTAGCTTTTGGGACCGAAATAATAATTTTTGGTTGAGCCGGGAAGCTCTCATAAAACGGGCCCCATGGAAAAGATAGATAAAGAAAGACGGTTTCTCTTCCTGAAGAACGTGAACGAAAATTTGGCGCATTCGAATCGTTGAAAGAAAGACAAAGATCGTAATTCGTTCACGTTTTTCGTTCGTCGGGCAAAAAATTTGTCTTAAGCCAAATTTTTATGCCCCCGGCATGAATCGAACATGCGACCAACGGTTTAGGAAACCGCTGCTCTATCCACTGAGCTACGAGGGCGAATTGCAACCTCGATCGTTATCTCATGGTTTAACTCAAGGGCAAAGTAGCTTTTTATACTCCGCAAAATCTACGATTTTGCTGCGCGGCTGGAGTAAATCCAGCCTTGCTGCCACTGAGCTACGAGGGCTATTTTTAGGACGCGCTAGTCCTTAACAACGACATGAGTAAAAGTAAAATTAATAAAATTTAATGATTTCAATTAGATAGTTTTTTTAGATTTACTCCGTCTCATCTTTCTTAGAAAATAAGTTGAGGGGAAATAAATCTTGCTTGAGCTTGTTAAGGTCTAGCTCATTAAGGAGCGAATAGTTGATTCGTTTTAATATGGTTTTATACACAACTTATGTACTATTTTGTCGAACATAAACAATATATCTCATAGAAGATATAAAAAGCGGCGACCCAAGGCAGGGGCCGGGCCCGTTTTTATATCTTCTACTTAAATACTTAAATATCTTGCAAAAAACGGTCATGCCAAAATGAGGGAGTCACGATTCTATGCAACTCAAATTTAAATACCTTTATTGGATTGTTTTTTTGCTCTGTTCGCCAAGCCTTATGGTCCATGCGCAGATCCCCAACAACGGCAGTTTTAAAATTCCTCCGTTGAAACCACCCCCACTTAATATTCCAAACCAAGGCAATAACAACAATAATAATGCACAGCCTCCTGTCCCTCCTGCAAGGGTTGATTTTGGTAATCATGATATTTTTGGACAAAGACCTATCGAAAACTGCCCCGTGATGTTAGGGCGTCCTCCGTCTGAGCGAGGTGCTCTCATTCAGCTTAAATCGTGCGAAAGTGCCATTGATCCACGGACAAATTGTAAATATCTCTTTTATTCCCAGGCCGATGATACGGCCCATCCAGGAGAAAGATTAGGTTGCTTTATTGTCAAGGATGCTACAGGGCAATCTCACGACGGTTTTTTGTGTTTCGGAGACCATACTCGGTTAAGCCAAGACGATGTTAACCGCCTACTTTCTATTCGCTGTTTTAATACTTTGGAATATATAAAAGCTGCGACGATGCCAGGGACTGTTCTCATCACCTTCCCCGTGCAGCCACAAATGGAGAATCTTCCCTAAAAGAGAGAAAATTAGATTCTCCTTGACCGCCTCATGCGAAATCGGTACCATTTTGATTAGTGATAACCTTGAGTTAGATCCCCTTGGGTTCTAAAGGGAGGTTACGACACCCTCTAAATGGGAGTTTTGCCCATGAGTCTCAATAAATCTCAAATCATTGATATCCTTAGTGAACGTTCTAAAATTCCACGCAAACGTGCCGAAGATGTAGTTGATTTGATCTTTGATTCGTTAAGCGATGCTCTGGCTAGTAATGAACGCATCGAGATTCGTGGTTTTGGCAGTTTTGTTTGCCGAGAATATGGTTCTTATAAAGGCCGCAACCCGCGAACCGGCGAATCGATCGATGTTAAACCCAAACGGCTGCCTTTTTTCAAGGTAGGTAAAGAGCTCAGGGAAAAAGTGGATGGTGAAGAAGAAGTGGTATAAAAATTGCTACTCCACAAACACGCATGGCCCATCCCCTCAAGAAAATTCTAGTGGTGACGCCGGGGCATTCTCATTACCCGGCTAGGTTACTACCCTTATCCGGTCATCCCAAAAATTTATATCTGTTAGGTGATCTGCAACTTTTGCAAGGTCGACCCATGATTGCAGTCGTGGGTACGCGCCGCGCTAGCCATTATGCAGTCTCGATCACCCGTCGTTTGATTCAACAAATGAAACCTTGGCATCCGACCATTGTCAGTGGCATGGCCATGGGAATCGATGCTGTTGCCCAGCAAGCTGCGTTAGACCATGGATTGAAAACCATTGGGGTGTTGGGGTGCCCGGTGGATGTTGTTTATCCCCAACAAAATGAAGCTTTGTATACACGAGTGAAACGTGAGGGGTTGCTAGTATCCGAATTTGCTCCAGGTAGTCCGATTTACGCCAGTCATTTCCCAGCACGCAATCGGATTATTGCAGGGCTCAGCGATGCAGTTATTGTAGTTGAAGCACCCGAAAAAAGTGGGGCCCTGATTACGGCAGGCTTTGCAGCCGATTATGATCGCGCGGTTTTTGTAGTGCCAGGTCCTATTAGCATGCAAAAAAATTTAGGCGGGCATCGGTTGATTGAAGATGGGGCGCACCTTTTATATGATGTTGAAGAAATGTTTAAAATTTTGAAATTCGAAAAAACTTTTGCCCACCCACGTCATCCCGGCATTGTCATCCCTGCGAAGGCAGGGACCCATGATATCGGAGCCATCTCCCGTGTCTTAACTTTCTTAACTGCCGAACCTATTCATATTGACAAAATAATCACAATGAGTCATGAGCCGCCGAATCGTGTTATGGCTCTATTAAGCGAAGCGACCCTAGCTGGCATGGTTGAAGAGTTGCCAGGTAAATTTTTTGTAAGGACAAATGTCATCCTCCGCGCAGGCGGGGGAGCCATATTATGACCAAAGCATTAGTCATTGTTGAATCGCCTGCCAAGGCCAAAAGTATTGGCAAATATTTAGGGCGAAATTATGTAGTCAAGGCCTCAGTGGGGCACGTGCTGGATTTGCCGCCCACCAAGCTTGGGGTAGAGGTTGAAAAAGATTTTCAACCAACCTATGTGATCATTAAAGGCAAAAAACCCATTATCGAAGAAATCAAAAAATTAGCGAAGAGCAGCGATTCGGTTTATTTGGCAACCGACCCTGACCGAGAAGGGGAGGCCATTGCCTATCACCTTGCCCAAAGTATTAAATCGGCTAAAGTCCCCGTGCATCGGGTGTTGTTTAACGAAATTACTAAAAAAACGGTTTTAGATTCTATTGCCCATCCCAAGCAAATCGATGAAAATCTTTTTAATGCCCAACAAGCGCGGCGCATTTTAGACAGATTGGTGGGTTATAAAATTAGCCCCTTGTTGTGGGAAAAGGTGCAGCGAGGTTTATCGGCCGGGCGGGTGCAATCGGTGGCGTTGCGGATTGTGTGCGAACGCGAAACCGAAGTGCAAAGTTTTAAGGCTGAAGAATATTGGTCGTTGCATGCCCTATTAGAAGGTTCCATTCCTCCAGCCTTTCAAGCCAAACTGATTAAAATTAACCAAAAAGAGGCTAAGCTTGCAACTGGGCCAGAAGTTGAAGACTTAAAATCAAAAATCAGCCAACAAAATTTTGTTTTAAAACAAATTGTCAAAAAAGAACGGCGCCGCAACCCGGCCCCACCTTTTATCACCAGTACCTTGCAACAAGAGGCCGCCCGTAAATTGGGCTATTCAGCCAAACGCACCATGCAGTTGGCACAAATGCTCTACGAGGGGGTGGAGCTAGAAGACGGCGAAGTGGCAGGGCTGATCACTTATATGCGTACCGATTCAACGCGGATCGGGGCCGAGGCCTTGCAGAGTATAGCTGGTTATATTGTTAAGCAATACGGCAAAGAATTTCTCCCTGAGACTGCAAGAATTTATAAAACCAAAAAAGCTATTCAAGATGCCCACGAGTGCATTCGCCCCACCTCCATGGATTTGCCACCCGAACGGGTAAAGGCCTTATTAAAAAAAGATTTGTTTCGTTTGTATGAATTAATTTGGAAACGCACGGTGGCCTGCCAAATGGCCGCCGCAATTTACGATCAAACCACTTTTGATATTGAAGCCGGGCCTTATGCCTTTCGTGCCACGGGGTCTATTTTAAAATTTTCTGGGTTTATTGAAATTTATTTAGAAGGTCGTGACGAGGCCAACGCAGAAGACGAAGATGAAGAAGGCAAACGCCTGCCTGATTTAAAAGAAGGCGAGCAGTTAAAATTAAATGATTTGACCGGCGAGCAACATTTTACCCAACCCCCACCGTGCTTCACCGAGGCAAGTTTGGTAAAAACCTTAGAAGAATTAGGCATTGGCCGGCCTTCTACTTATGCGGCGATTTTAAGCACCTTAGTTGATAAAAAATATTGTGAAAAATTAGAAAATAAATTTCACCCCACTCAGTTGGGTAAAATTGTTAATGAATTGTTGGTGGGCAGTTTCCCTGAAATCCTCGATGTAAAATTCACCGCCCAGATGGAAGATAAACTAGACGAAATCGAAGAAGGCAAACGCCAGTGGGTGGCAACGTTGCACGAGTTTTATCAACCCTTTGCAAAGACCTTGAGCCTTGCCAAAACCAACATGAAAAATATCAAGAAACAAGAGATTGCCACGGAGTATTCTTGTGAAAAATGTGGCAAGCCCATGGTGGTAAAATGGGGGCGGCATGGGGAATTTTTAGCCTGCGTGGGTTACCCCGATTGCAAGTCTACCAAAGAGATCAAACGCAAAGACGATGGGGGTATTGCGGTGCAAGCAACTCCCACCACCGATGAGGTTTGTGAAAAATGTGGTAGCCCCATGGTGGTAAAGCGCGGCCGCTTTGGGCAATTTTTGGCCTGCTCCAAATATCCCGATTGTAAAAGTACCAAGGCCATCAGCATGGGGGTTGCGTGCCCCGACTGTGGCAAGCCATTGTCGGAGCGTCGCACCAAACGTGGCAAACCTTTTTATGGTTGCACCGGCTACCCCAATTGCAAATTTGCCTTGTGGGATAAACCCGTCAAAGACAAGCCCTGCCCCCAATGCCAAGCGCCCTTTTTGCTAGCCAAATTTAGCAAGCGCGATGGGCAAAAGTTCGTGTGCTATAAAAAAGAATGCGGGTATGAAGAAAAACAAAACTCCTAGATTATTTACTCTTGCAATTTTTGTATACATTGTTTACATTTGAATACATGAGCGTAGCTGTATCCGTTCGGATTCCAAAAAAAATGGCAAATTGGTTGGCAAAGTTGGCTAATAACACAGAACGTAGCCGCTCTTACCATGTGCAGCGTGCTTTAGAAGAATACATGGAAGATTGTGCAGATTTGCAGATTGCGCTTGAACGTCTCCGTGATCCACATGATCGCCTCATTCCCAGTAAAGAGTTTAAAAAGAAACTTGGTCTATAAAATATACTACAAAAGTTCGGTAGAGAAAGATCTAGAACGACTAGACAAGTCAGAGCAGCTTCGCATTGTTAAAAAAATTGAAAGTCAACTAAGGAATAATCCACTTCTCTGTCCAATGTTGCATGGTAGGCTTGCAGGTCTAAGAAAGTTGCGAGTAGGAGATTACCGAGTGATCTATTCAGTCATGGATGATCATGTTTGGGTTTTACGGATTGCAAACCGCAAGGATGTTTATCGATAGGGGGCAATTCTACTTACCAAAAGCAAGTCAGAGGCGTCAGTCGTTTAGTCTGGCACAGGCGCTTCAGCTGGTGCTTCAGCCTTTGCTTTAGCGGCTTGAGCCTTGGTTAAAGCTTCATCAGCCTTGGTTGTTGCATCTGGGTCTTTATTGGCGGTAATAACAGCTTGTGCCGCAGCAATGGCTCGATCGGCTAAACGTAGGGCGGCAGGCTTATTGCTGGCTAAGGTTTTTTCTGCCTGAGTGGCTAATTGAAAGGCACGATTGGCTTGTGCCATGGCCTTTTGTGCAGGGGTGCGGGTGTCACGGGGTGCGTCTTCTGCATCTGTCCCTTCTGGCACATCTGGGGCTGCTTCAGCGCCTCCGCCAATGCTGGCGGGGGCGATGTTGAATTGTGGCACCGAACCGTCATCAAAATAATATTCAATGCGGCGATTGAGTTCGCGGAAGTAGTCCTTGGTTTTCTTATTACCCACTTCGGCAAAGCGAGGCATGAGTTCGCCAAAGGCATAGATCTTAATGCGATCAGCGGGGATGCCTTGAGCCATTAAATAAAGTTTTGCAGCAATGGCTCGGCGAGCAGAGAGGTGCAGGTTGTGCACGGCATTGGCTTCGCCACTGGTATGGGCACGAATCACAATGCCTTTTGTTTTGATTTCTTCAAGTTCTTCGGCGGTTAAAGGACTAGCAGGATCTGGGGAGAGTTTACCTGAAAAGACTTCGGCTGTGTGGGTTTGGTTAACGAATTCTGCGGCGAGATTTCCGTAAACGCCACCAAAAGCGGTCATGAAGGCCTTAGCAGTCTTTTTGCCCTCTGCATCGAGTTTGCCATCAAGTGCTACTGGGAAACTCAGTGTGCCTGCCCGCACTTTTTCTACATAGGCATGCATACGTTTAAGCTGGGTTGAAGCTTCGATGTATTCTGTCCAATGATCATTGAGATCACTATTGATGGCTGCCGTAAAGGCA
The genomic region above belongs to Deltaproteobacteria bacterium and contains:
- the argB gene encoding acetylglutamate kinase — translated: MDEIINKTKVLMEAMPYIRKFRGKTFVIKYGGSAMVDEALKEGFAKDIVMLKYIGINPVIVHGGGPQIGEVLAKMGMESKFHKGVRITDDATMDVVEMVLAGQVNQEIVRLINRHGGKAVGYSGVDGNMIKAKKLPKEKVTFDKKVKEIIDLGRVGNVTEIDCSIITSNTSELSIPVIAPLGVSSEGEVLNINADLVAGAMAVALRAEKLILLTDVAGVLDDEGKLIHSLSHKTVKEWKEKGVISGGMIPKIKSCLDAVEKGVKSVHIIDGRVPHSILLEVFTDVGIGTVITE
- a CDS encoding 3-hydroxyacyl-CoA dehydrogenase — protein: MELQNQIALVTGGASGLGLGCVKTLLKAGSKVLILDVGEDQGLKAQKEFGENCLFIKTDVTNAEQVQAALDTVQKKWGVLHIAINCAGIAFAIKTLSKKGPSDLESFIKTLQVNLVGTFNVTRLAANLMQNNTPNTHGERGVIINTASIAAFDGQVGQAAYSASKGGIVGMTLPIARDLAPYGIRVNTIAPGLFDTPLLQKLPEPARTALAQQIPFPKRFGDPLEFAALAKLIIENPMLNGETIRLDGALRMGMN
- a CDS encoding BrnT family toxin codes for the protein MAQWKFVEWLLIWLLETPHFEFEWDHGNNTKNAAKHGISIAETEEVFKSGSALPLGIQVHPPVDEQRLGVVGPTFAGRLLQVVMVLREGRVRVISARPAHRKERKQYEEILRKISKGV
- a CDS encoding integration host factor subunit beta, which produces MSLNKSQIIDILSERSKIPRKRAEDVVDLIFDSLSDALASNERIEIRGFGSFVCREYGSYKGRNPRTGESIDVKPKRLPFFKVGKELREKVDGEEEVV
- the dprA gene encoding DNA-protecting protein DprA, producing MAHPLKKILVVTPGHSHYPARLLPLSGHPKNLYLLGDLQLLQGRPMIAVVGTRRASHYAVSITRRLIQQMKPWHPTIVSGMAMGIDAVAQQAALDHGLKTIGVLGCPVDVVYPQQNEALYTRVKREGLLVSEFAPGSPIYASHFPARNRIIAGLSDAVIVVEAPEKSGALITAGFAADYDRAVFVVPGPISMQKNLGGHRLIEDGAHLLYDVEEMFKILKFEKTFAHPRHPGIVIPAKAGTHDIGAISRVLTFLTAEPIHIDKIITMSHEPPNRVMALLSEATLAGMVEELPGKFFVRTNVILRAGGGAIL
- the topA gene encoding type I DNA topoisomerase: MTKALVIVESPAKAKSIGKYLGRNYVVKASVGHVLDLPPTKLGVEVEKDFQPTYVIIKGKKPIIEEIKKLAKSSDSVYLATDPDREGEAIAYHLAQSIKSAKVPVHRVLFNEITKKTVLDSIAHPKQIDENLFNAQQARRILDRLVGYKISPLLWEKVQRGLSAGRVQSVALRIVCERETEVQSFKAEEYWSLHALLEGSIPPAFQAKLIKINQKEAKLATGPEVEDLKSKISQQNFVLKQIVKKERRRNPAPPFITSTLQQEAARKLGYSAKRTMQLAQMLYEGVELEDGEVAGLITYMRTDSTRIGAEALQSIAGYIVKQYGKEFLPETARIYKTKKAIQDAHECIRPTSMDLPPERVKALLKKDLFRLYELIWKRTVACQMAAAIYDQTTFDIEAGPYAFRATGSILKFSGFIEIYLEGRDEANAEDEDEEGKRLPDLKEGEQLKLNDLTGEQHFTQPPPCFTEASLVKTLEELGIGRPSTYAAILSTLVDKKYCEKLENKFHPTQLGKIVNELLVGSFPEILDVKFTAQMEDKLDEIEEGKRQWVATLHEFYQPFAKTLSLAKTNMKNIKKQEIATEYSCEKCGKPMVVKWGRHGEFLACVGYPDCKSTKEIKRKDDGGIAVQATPTTDEVCEKCGSPMVVKRGRFGQFLACSKYPDCKSTKAISMGVACPDCGKPLSERRTKRGKPFYGCTGYPNCKFALWDKPVKDKPCPQCQAPFLLAKFSKRDGQKFVCYKKECGYEEKQNS
- a CDS encoding ribbon-helix-helix protein, CopG family: MSVAVSVRIPKKMANWLAKLANNTERSRSYHVQRALEEYMEDCADLQIALERLRDPHDRLIPSKEFKKKLGL
- a CDS encoding type II toxin-antitoxin system RelE/ParE family toxin yields the protein MVYKIYYKSSVEKDLERLDKSEQLRIVKKIESQLRNNPLLCPMLHGRLAGLRKLRVGDYRVIYSVMDDHVWVLRIANRKDVYR
- a CDS encoding OmpA family protein; its protein translation is MASLKKDGREDRAALSAFTAAINSDLNDHWTEYIEASTQLKRMHAYVEKVRAGTLSFPVALDGKLDAEGKKTAKAFMTAFGGVYGNLAAEFVNQTHTAEVFSGKLSPDPASPLTAEELEEIKTKGIVIRAHTSGEANAVHNLHLSARRAIAAKLYLMAQGIPADRIKIYAFGELMPRFAEVGNKKTKDYFRELNRRIEYYFDDGSVPQFNIAPASIGGGAEAAPDVPEGTDAEDAPRDTRTPAQKAMAQANRAFQLATQAEKTLASNKPAALRLADRAIAAAQAVITANKDPDATTKADEALTKAQAAKAKAEAPAEAPVPD